The Candidatus Binatia bacterium DNA window CGTCTTGTCGATAAAGTCGGCGGGTTTTTTCCCTTTCATCTCCGGCATCGTGAGACTCTGGTTTTCGATCTCCGCCTGGATGACGTCTTCCATCGGATACGGCTTGGCGGGAAGCATGTCCTCGACGTAGTTTTTATAGTAGATCTCCAGGCGCTGGGGATCGTTCTCCCGCATGTATTTGCGAAAACTCGCGAGCGCTACGGTCTTATTCGTGCGCGCCAGCCAGATGGCCTCGCAGTACGCCGCGAGAAACGCGCGCGCCCGGGCGCGCTGCGCCTTGATGAAATCCCGCTTGGCCGAGAGATCGCTCGCGCTGGTATGGATGCCCAGCTCCCGCAGGTCGGCCAGAACCGAGACCTTCATGCCTTTGGACTCCGCCTCGTAGAGATTATCCGGGCTCACGAGCGTCGCGTCGATCTTACCCTGCTGCATGATGAAAACTCTCTTGATCGACTCCGCGAGTCCGGTCGCCAGCACGTTCACGTCTTTGCCGGGAACCAGCCCCAATTTGAGCAAAACTCTGCGCAAAGCGAAATCGATCGTCGTGCCGGGCCGGCTCGTTCCGACCGTCTTTCCCTTGAGGTCCTGAACCGAAGTGATCGACGGGTGCGCCGCGAGCTTCCAGGCGCCGGGACCGAAGGTGCCGATGATGACGATGGGGAGTCCTCTGGCCGCGGAAACCATCGAAGTGCTGCCGGGGGCGCCGAGGATCTCAACGTCGCCTCCCATGAGCGCCCCGATAGCGGTGTTTCCGGCCGCGATCACGACCAGGTTGACGTTCAGGCCGTGCTTCTCGAAGAGCCGCGCCTCCTTGGCGACCCACAGCGGAATCCGACTGCCGGTCACCGAGGCGTAGGAGACGTTGAGCGTCTGGAGTTGCTTGGTTGAATCCTGCGCTCGACCGTACGACGCCCATAGCAGAGCGCTCAGCAGGAGCGCAGCCGGGATGAGATGGTTTCGGAGCGTCATTTCCCTTGAACGAAATATCGAAAAATAATGTCGTGACGGGTTTCCTGATTGTCCCAGCGGAAGCGCGCCGCGGCGAGCGCCTTGCGCTGCTGTTCTTTGGTCAGGCAATATTTTTTCAGGATCGCCTCGTTGATATCGCCGTGCTGGTCGTTGGCGTCGCCGTGGACGTGGAAGAATTCAAGAGCGTTTTGCGGCAGGGCGAAATATTTTTTCAACGCCTCCCCTTCGTCCAGGAAGTCCTTTTCGCCGTGCTCTTCCTTGGGCGTATAGCGTTTCCACATGCCGCCCTCAGTCGCATACGTCGCGGCCACGCCCTCGATCCATTCGTGGTGTTTGGCGAAATCGAACACGGCATCGACGGTGAAGCGGTACACGG harbors:
- a CDS encoding ABC transporter substrate-binding protein, which encodes MTLRNHLIPAALLLSALLWASYGRAQDSTKQLQTLNVSYASVTGSRIPLWVAKEARLFEKHGLNVNLVVIAAGNTAIGALMGGDVEILGAPGSTSMVSAARGLPIVIIGTFGPGAWKLAAHPSITSVQDLKGKTVGTSRPGTTIDFALRRVLLKLGLVPGKDVNVLATGLAESIKRVFIMQQGKIDATLVSPDNLYEAESKGMKVSVLADLRELGIHTSASDLSAKRDFIKAQRARARAFLAAYCEAIWLARTNKTVALASFRKYMRENDPQRLEIYYKNYVEDMLPAKPYPMEDVIQAEIENQSLTMPEMKGKKPADFIDKTLLGELEAEGFFARLYNR